A single window of Gemmatimonadaceae bacterium DNA harbors:
- a CDS encoding site-specific DNA-methyltransferase, whose translation MTNGRKPRLELTWVGKEHRPRLEPRVLLEDPERSYHAPHRTSESEIFDNRLIFGDNLLALKALEQEFAGKVTCIFIDPPYNTGSAFEHYDDGLEHSLWLSLVRDRVDLLFRLLKPAGSLWITIDDNECHYLKVVCDEVCGRANFVTSIAWEKDQGRRGDTDMSSAHDHVLVYAKDRDEWRNARNLLPRTPEQEARYRNPDNDPRGPWLQGDNGTAKSGSASARFEIALPSGRVVTPPVGNYWRFSPQTFEAARAEGRVYFGARGNSMPVIKRYLSEVQVGVVPRSWWPATEVGSNQDAKRDHLRKLLPHIEPFATPKPEGLLSRVIHIASNPGDLVLDSFAGSGTTGAVAHKMGRRWIMIEMGEHAHTHIIPRLKKVIDGQDPGGITKDANWKGGGGFRYYRLAPSLIELDSWGNPVINKQYNAAMLAEALCKLEGFTYAPSETTWWQQGQSTERDFLYVTTANLNRDQLQQLSDEVGPERTLLVLCSAFRGKADGWPNLTVRKIPTHVLSRCEWGRDDYSLAVADLPPAPPKEGQQDLFAGEPA comes from the coding sequence GTGACGAATGGACGCAAGCCGCGGCTGGAGCTGACGTGGGTGGGGAAGGAGCACCGGCCACGCCTCGAGCCGCGCGTCCTGCTGGAGGACCCCGAGCGCTCGTATCACGCGCCGCACCGCACGAGCGAGAGCGAGATCTTCGATAACCGGTTGATCTTTGGCGACAACCTGCTCGCGCTCAAGGCGCTGGAGCAGGAGTTCGCGGGTAAAGTGACGTGCATCTTCATCGACCCGCCGTACAACACAGGGAGTGCGTTCGAGCACTACGACGACGGGCTCGAGCACTCATTGTGGCTGTCTCTCGTCCGTGACCGTGTTGATCTGCTCTTCCGGCTGCTCAAGCCCGCCGGCTCGCTGTGGATTACAATAGACGACAATGAGTGTCACTACCTGAAGGTCGTATGTGACGAAGTCTGTGGGCGAGCCAACTTCGTGACATCCATCGCGTGGGAGAAGGATCAAGGGAGGCGAGGCGATACCGATATGTCGTCGGCTCACGACCACGTACTTGTCTATGCAAAGGATCGCGATGAGTGGCGAAATGCGCGGAATCTCCTGCCGAGGACGCCGGAGCAGGAGGCTCGCTACCGCAATCCCGACAACGACCCAAGAGGGCCGTGGCTTCAAGGCGACAACGGAACCGCGAAGAGCGGATCGGCAAGCGCCCGCTTCGAGATAGCGTTGCCTTCGGGAAGAGTTGTCACGCCGCCAGTTGGCAACTACTGGCGGTTTTCCCCGCAGACCTTCGAAGCGGCTCGAGCTGAGGGGCGGGTGTACTTTGGCGCACGCGGAAATAGCATGCCGGTGATCAAGCGCTACCTCTCGGAGGTTCAGGTCGGTGTCGTGCCGCGCTCGTGGTGGCCGGCCACCGAAGTCGGATCCAACCAAGACGCCAAGCGCGATCACCTGCGAAAGCTGCTCCCTCACATCGAGCCGTTTGCAACGCCTAAACCGGAAGGGTTGCTCTCGAGAGTCATTCACATCGCGAGCAACCCCGGGGACCTCGTCCTGGACTCCTTCGCCGGCTCCGGCACCACCGGCGCGGTGGCGCACAAGATGGGCCGCCGCTGGATCATGATCGAAATGGGCGAACACGCCCACACCCACATCATCCCGCGCCTCAAGAAGGTCATCGATGGTCAGGACCCCGGCGGCATCACCAAAGACGCCAACTGGAAAGGCGGCGGCGGCTTCCGCTACTACCGCCTCGCCCCATCGCTCATCGAGCTGGACTCGTGGGGCAACCCAGTCATAAACAAGCAATACAATGCGGCCATGCTCGCCGAAGCCCTCTGCAAGCTCGAAGGCTTTACGTACGCGCCGAGCGAGACAACCTGGTGGCAGCAGGGCCAGTCCACTGAACGCGACTTCCTCTACGTCACCACCGCGAACCTCAACCGTGATCAACTCCAGCAACTGAGCGACGAGGTCGGGCCCGAGCGCACGCTCCTGGTCCTGTGTTCGGCCTTTCGCGGCAAGGCCGACGGCTGGCCCAACCTGACCGTTCGCAAGATCCCCACGCACGTGCTCTCGCGCTGTGAGTGGGGCCGCGACGACTACAGCCTCGCCGTGGCTGACCTTCCTCCGGCACCTCCCAAGGAAGGACAGCAGGACCTGTTCGCTGGGGAGCCCGCGTGA